DNA from Antricoccus suffuscus:
TGATCGAACACGACATGCGGCTGGTGATGGGCGCGACCGATCGCATCGTCGTACTGGAATTTGGACGGAAGATAGCCGAAGGTACGCCGGAGCAGATCCGCGACAACCCCGCCGTCATTGCGGCGTACCTCGGCGTACCCGACGAGGAGGTGGATCTCGATGGCGATGCTTGAGCTGCACGACGTGGTGGTTAACTACGGCGCGATCGAGGCCCTCCATGGGTTGTCGTTACAGGTCGAGGAGGGTCAGGTCGTCAGCCTGATCGGCGCGAACGGCGCCGGCAAGACGACGACGATGCGGGCGATCTCGGGGGTGCGCCCTCTGACGTCCGGCAAGATCATCTTCGAGGGCGCGGACATTACCCGGATGCCTGCACACAATCGGGTCGCCGAGGGCATTTGCCAGTCGCCGGAAGGCCGCGGCGTATTTCCCGGAATGACGGTGCTGGAGAACCTCGACATGGGGACCTTCGCGCGAAAGTTCCCGTCCAAGGCGCAATACAACGAGATGGTCGAGCACATCTTCGGTCTCTTCCCGCGGCTCGAGGAACGCAAGGGCCAGAAGGGCGGCCTGCTTTCCGGTGGCGAGCAGCAGATGCTGGCGATTGGACGGGCGCTCATGGCACGCCCGAAGCTGCTGCTACTCGACGAGCCGTCGCTTGGCTTGGCGCCCAAGATCATCCAGCAGATCCTGCAGATCATCACCGGCATCAACAAAGACGGCACCACGGTCCTTCTCGTTGAACAAAATGCGCAGGGCGCCTTGTCACGATCGCACTTTGCATACATTCTTGAGACTGGCGCTGTGACGAAGTCCGGACCGGGCAAGCAGCTATTGACCGATCCAGCGGTGAAAGAGGCTTACCTCGGCGTCGCCTGAGGCGGGCCTGAGTCCCGTTACTTCGGGCGCTCGGGCACGGCGTACGGTAGACCACTGTGCGCACTGGAGGTGTAGTTGAATGACTCGCGCAGCGCTACCTGTCCGCGATGCGCAGCCTGATGACATCGTCGCGATCATGCACCTGACGGCGACTGTCTTGGATGAATCCGAGGGGCACTCCCACGCGGGCGTCCGCCGACTCCTCGAGGGCCCGGACATGCGCAACCGTCAGACCCAGTTTGAGAAACTGCTCACCGATGCCGACGTTCGCACCATCGTGGCCACTGACCCGCTCGATGACACGGTGGTCACCGGCGTCGCGGTCCTGTCC
Protein-coding regions in this window:
- a CDS encoding ABC transporter ATP-binding protein, translating into MLELHDVVVNYGAIEALHGLSLQVEEGQVVSLIGANGAGKTTTMRAISGVRPLTSGKIIFEGADITRMPAHNRVAEGICQSPEGRGVFPGMTVLENLDMGTFARKFPSKAQYNEMVEHIFGLFPRLEERKGQKGGLLSGGEQQMLAIGRALMARPKLLLLDEPSLGLAPKIIQQILQIITGINKDGTTVLLVEQNAQGALSRSHFAYILETGAVTKSGPGKQLLTDPAVKEAYLGVA